The Deltaproteobacteria bacterium genome has a segment encoding these proteins:
- the lipA gene encoding lipoyl synthase, translated as MPLEKLSRPKKPEWLKVRLPGGPGYERVRDLLSRLKLNTVCAESRCPNLGECWAGGTATVMLMGDVCTRGCKFCHVKSGKPLPLDADEPRHLAEAVSQLDLKYLVVTSVDRDDLPDAGAGHFAAAIRELRAQSPNTKVEVLIPDFDGVPARLDLVGNAAPHVIAQNLETVERLTHPVRDRRAGYRKTLDVLRYFKEQFPAIYTKSSLMVGLGETEDELYAAMRDLRDAGVDVLTLGQYLQPSPWNLKVAEYVHPDTFKRHGDHALSLGFLYCASGPLVRSSYRAAEFFMKGLMETRHHPPRQPAPR; from the coding sequence GTGCCCCTCGAGAAGCTCTCGCGTCCCAAGAAGCCCGAGTGGCTCAAGGTGCGGCTCCCCGGCGGGCCGGGCTACGAGCGGGTGCGCGATCTCCTCTCGCGGCTCAAGCTGAACACGGTGTGCGCCGAGTCGCGCTGCCCCAACCTGGGCGAGTGCTGGGCGGGCGGCACGGCGACCGTGATGCTCATGGGCGACGTGTGCACCCGGGGCTGCAAGTTCTGTCACGTGAAGAGCGGCAAGCCGCTCCCGCTGGATGCCGACGAGCCGCGCCACCTGGCCGAGGCCGTGTCCCAGCTGGATCTCAAGTACCTGGTGGTGACCAGCGTCGATCGCGACGATCTCCCGGACGCGGGCGCGGGCCACTTCGCCGCCGCCATCCGCGAGCTGCGCGCGCAGAGCCCGAACACGAAGGTGGAGGTGCTCATCCCCGACTTCGACGGCGTGCCCGCTCGGCTGGATCTCGTCGGCAACGCAGCGCCGCACGTCATCGCCCAGAATCTGGAGACGGTGGAGCGGCTCACCCACCCGGTGCGGGATCGCCGCGCCGGCTATCGCAAGACGCTCGACGTGCTCCGCTACTTCAAGGAGCAGTTCCCGGCCATCTACACCAAGAGCAGCCTGATGGTCGGCCTGGGCGAGACCGAGGACGAGCTCTACGCGGCCATGCGCGATCTTCGCGACGCGGGCGTCGATGTGCTCACCCTGGGCCAATACCTGCAGCCCTCGCCGTGGAACCTCAAGGTCGCCGAGTACGTGCATCCGGATACGTTCAAGCGCCATGGCGACCACGCGCTCTCGCTCGGCTTCCTCTACTGCGCGAGCGGGCCGCTGGTGCGCTCCAGCTATCGGGCGGCCGAGTTCTTCATGAAGGGCCTGATGGAGACGCGGCACCATCCGCCGCGTCAGCCAGCTCCGCGCTAG